A region of Streptomyces cinnamoneus DNA encodes the following proteins:
- a CDS encoding CAP domain-containing protein, whose protein sequence is MGRHRRSARATADEAVSPARKAGAPPPDDPVGVFAAEDPAEAVTQPLPVVRTGPSGGGRHRSPHRARRARSAPGGRTAKAAAGKGKALRTLPPARRTGLLGASAAVAMSAVAMVSGLLPSGVFSTGGATPAPGLGGSGQVRADAPHQEPAQPARPTTAADRAERQEPRAARARAEQARAAGQETPVRQAVTVERGDVPASRSAERPPPGRPAPAASPSAVPSAGGTGVGADPGRDTPAPRPGRTPARQHSPAADEDDLRVRPALLATPTSATAHLVVALVNAERAKAGCRPLRADAKLARLAQSFSDDMARRGFFDHTDPDGKSPWERAATRGIKNLGGENIAHGHPDARTVMDAWMHSSGHRANILNCDYRSIGVGVHQSGDGPYWTQDFGY, encoded by the coding sequence ATGGGTCGGCATCGACGCTCTGCCCGTGCGACCGCCGACGAGGCGGTCTCACCTGCCCGGAAGGCCGGGGCGCCCCCGCCGGACGATCCTGTCGGCGTCTTCGCGGCCGAGGATCCGGCCGAAGCCGTCACCCAGCCCCTCCCCGTCGTCCGCACCGGCCCCTCGGGCGGCGGACGGCATCGCAGCCCGCACCGGGCCCGCAGGGCCCGCTCGGCCCCGGGCGGCCGGACCGCCAAGGCCGCGGCGGGCAAGGGCAAGGCCCTGCGGACACTGCCCCCCGCCCGGCGGACCGGGCTGCTGGGCGCGTCCGCCGCCGTGGCCATGAGCGCGGTCGCGATGGTCTCGGGACTGCTGCCGAGCGGCGTCTTCTCCACCGGCGGCGCCACGCCGGCACCCGGTCTCGGCGGCAGCGGCCAGGTACGGGCCGACGCCCCCCACCAGGAACCGGCTCAGCCCGCCCGGCCGACCACGGCCGCCGACCGGGCCGAGCGCCAGGAGCCCCGGGCGGCGCGGGCGCGGGCGGAGCAGGCCCGGGCGGCCGGCCAGGAGACTCCGGTGCGGCAGGCCGTCACCGTCGAGCGCGGTGACGTCCCCGCGAGCCGGAGCGCCGAGCGCCCGCCGCCAGGCCGCCCCGCGCCGGCGGCCTCGCCCTCCGCGGTGCCCTCCGCAGGCGGCACGGGCGTCGGCGCCGACCCCGGTCGCGACACCCCGGCCCCCCGGCCCGGCCGGACACCGGCGCGGCAGCACTCCCCCGCCGCCGACGAGGACGACCTCCGGGTGCGGCCCGCCCTGCTGGCCACACCCACGTCCGCCACCGCGCACCTGGTGGTCGCGCTGGTCAACGCCGAGCGGGCGAAGGCGGGTTGCCGTCCGCTGCGGGCCGACGCCAAGCTCGCCCGGCTCGCCCAGTCGTTCAGCGACGACATGGCCCGGCGGGGCTTCTTCGACCACACCGACCCCGACGGCAAGTCGCCCTGGGAGCGGGCCGCCACACGCGGCATCAAGAACCTCGGCGGCGAGAACATCGCCCACGGCCACCCGGACGCGCGCACCGTGATGGACGCGTGGATGCACAGCAGCGGCCACCGCGCCAACATCCTCAACTGCGACTACCGCAGCATCGGCGTGGGCGTGCACCAGAGCGGCGACGGCCCCTACTGGACCCAGGACTTCGGCTACTGA
- a CDS encoding acylphosphatase, translated as MNENVRLTAWVRGHVQGVGFRWFTRANALRIGDLIGFASNLSDGRVQVVAEGPRQGCELLLEWLRTGDTPGRVDGVTEIWDRPKGGYEGFEIR; from the coding sequence ATGAACGAGAATGTCCGTCTCACGGCGTGGGTCCGTGGCCATGTGCAGGGTGTTGGTTTTCGTTGGTTCACCCGGGCCAACGCATTGCGCATCGGTGACCTCATCGGTTTCGCCTCCAACCTGTCCGACGGCCGCGTCCAGGTCGTCGCCGAGGGCCCCCGTCAAGGCTGCGAACTGTTGCTCGAATGGTTGCGCACGGGCGACACGCCCGGCCGCGTGGACGGCGTCACGGAGATCTGGGACAGGCCGAAGGGGGGCTACGAGGGCTTCGAGATCCGCTGA